CGTCGGAGGTGTGAAGACCGTGGACCGTCTCGTCCGTCAACGCCCGCGCCCGGTGGTCCGTCGTGCGACATCCCTACCTGCCGGTTTCGCGACATGCGGCGAGTTCGGCTGGCGTCACCAGGCCCACGGCGTGGAGATCGTGCACCGACTAGACGCCGCCACCATCTCCGACTCCACGATGATCGCCGGCCTGCTCCCTCTGGTCGATCTCGGAGTGATCGCAGGTCAGGACGCGTTCGAGGCTGCCGCCGTCGGTGTCATCCGCACGTCCGCGACCACCGAGGCACGAGGATGGGCCGCGTTCTACGACAACTCCCTACAGGAGCTGCGTTCCGGCGACTCCCCCTTCAGCCCCATCCACCGGCGGGCGCGGTCGCTGATCCTCGGGGACAGCGTCCTGGAGGTGGGGTCGTGTTTCGGGTTCTTCGCACTGCAATGTGCCGAGGACGGTCGCCAGGTCCAGGCCTGCGACATCTCGGCGGGCGCCGTCGACCTGCTCATCGGCAACTCACGTCGTCGCGGTGCTCCGGTGCACGCAGTCGTCGGGGATGCCACCGACCTGCCGTTCGCGGACGACTCCGTCGACACCGTCACCCTGATCCACCTGCTCGAACACCTCGACGAGTGGGCCGCGACGACCGCGCTCACGGAGGCGCTGCGGGTGGCGCGGCTGCGGGTGGTCGTCGCAGTTCCGTATGAGGAGAACCCCAGCGAGCATTTCGGTCACCTGGTCCGGCTCTCCGAGGCGGACCTGCGGGGTTGGGCCGGCACGGTCGGACATGCCGGTGCCGACTATCTGGAGGATCACGGCGGATGGCTGATCCTGACGCCGCCTGGATAGTCAGCCGCTCCGACGGGCACTGAAGTTTTCCTGCCCCAAGAGTTTTGGGCATCGACCCGGAACGCGGCGGGTCATATGAGACCCCGTTTGCTCGCGATGTAGACGGCATCGGTGCGTTTGGAGACGCCGAGCTTGCGGATGATGTTGCGGATGTGGAACTTCACCGTCGACTCGGAGATGAAGAGCGTCTGCCCTATCCCCTTGTTCGACATCCCGTCGGCGAGCAGCCGCAGCACCTCGCGTTCGCGATCGGTGAGGGCCTCGGGACCATCCCCCTCGCCGGACACCGTCCGCAGCACGATCGCCGCGCTCCGCGGATCGAAGGCACTGCCGCCACCGGACACCGCCTGGATCGCGCGCACCAGTTCTGTCGTGTCCACGTCCTTCACCACATAGCCCCGCGCCCCGGCCTTGACCGCCCGGACCACCAGGTCGTCGTCGAGGAACGTGGTCAGCACGAGCGCCGCCACCCCGGGGTGGCGGCCCGCGATCTCACGGATGAGTCGCAGACCTTCGTATTCGGTGCCCGCGGTGAGCTTGAGGTCGACGACCACCACGTCGGGTCGGCACCTGGTCACCTCGGCCAGGGCGGCATCGTAGGAGTCGGCCTCACCGACCACCGAGATGGACGACTCGCGATCGAGCAGCGAGCGGATGCCCTCCCGCAACAGGGCGTGATCGTCGACCAACATCGTGCGTACCGCGGTCGTCTCCGGCGCAGTCATATCGCGTTCTCCCGTCTCCGGCGCGAGGCCGGCCGATCGTCGTCGCCCACCGGCACCTCCACCGCGATGCGCACCCCGCCCATCCGCGAGCGACGAATGCGCAGCGCACCGCCGAGTTCCTCGGCCCGGGTGGCCATATTGGCGAGGCCGCGGTGCCGGCCGGCGAGGTCGCCGAGCCGCGCCGCCCGCATCACCCGGCGCATGTGGCCCGGGTCCCCACCGCCGTCGTCGTCGACGACGAGGCCGACCTCGGCCTCACCGTATGTGAGGGTGATGCGGGCCGACGATGCCTCGGCGTGGACCGCGGTGTTGAAAAGTGCCTCGCCGGCGATCCGCAGGATCGCGTGCTGCAC
This sequence is a window from Gordonia insulae. Protein-coding genes within it:
- the mftM gene encoding mycofactocin oligosaccharide methyltransferase MftM: MKTVDRLVRQRPRPVVRRATSLPAGFATCGEFGWRHQAHGVEIVHRLDAATISDSTMIAGLLPLVDLGVIAGQDAFEAAAVGVIRTSATTEARGWAAFYDNSLQELRSGDSPFSPIHRRARSLILGDSVLEVGSCFGFFALQCAEDGRQVQACDISAGAVDLLIGNSRRRGAPVHAVVGDATDLPFADDSVDTVTLIHLLEHLDEWAATTALTEALRVARLRVVVAVPYEENPSEHFGHLVRLSEADLRGWAGTVGHAGADYLEDHGGWLILTPPG
- a CDS encoding MadR family response regulator transcription factor, which encodes MTAPETTAVRTMLVDDHALLREGIRSLLDRESSISVVGEADSYDAALAEVTRCRPDVVVVDLKLTAGTEYEGLRLIREIAGRHPGVAALVLTTFLDDDLVVRAVKAGARGYVVKDVDTTELVRAIQAVSGGGSAFDPRSAAIVLRTVSGEGDGPEALTDREREVLRLLADGMSNKGIGQTLFISESTVKFHIRNIIRKLGVSKRTDAVYIASKRGLI